The Sphaerodactylus townsendi isolate TG3544 linkage group LG02, MPM_Stown_v2.3, whole genome shotgun sequence DNA segment TGCGTGCTTTAAAAACTGAGCCGCCACCAGTACACCTTGCCTTTATATAGATAGGTTTACattaagatgaagaagagtttggatttatacccctcccccttctctcctgtaaggagactcaagggggcttacaatctcctttcccttccctccccccacaacaaacaccctgtgaggtggatggggctgagagagttccaaatagctgtgactagtccaggagtctgcaacctgcggctctccagatgttcatggactacaactcccatcagcccctaccaccatggctaattggccatggtggcagtggctgatgggaactgtggtccaggaacatctggagagctgcaggttgcagactcctggactagcccaaggtcacccaggtggcatgcaggagtgcagaaacacatctggtaacCATTCCACCTGGACCTTCCAAGAGTCAGCTGGGTACTTACAATATCGGCCACGTGTTCCACAAAAATACAGTTTCCGAATTTTATCTTCTGTATGACGGGGTGAGGAACGTCACCTCTCAGCTGGGATTGGTGTTCAATCAGTTGCTGGAGGCGTCTgtgggggaaagcgtcttccgtGCAAATGTAAACGGCACCTGCCATAGAGTGAAACTTTCCTTGCTGCAGTCCGTCTCGAAAAGACTGCCACCACCGTGGTTTTGAGGCACACCTGCAGAGAGTTTTCTCAACAggttcttctcctccccacacccccaaatCTGTTCTGACTGCTGAGCAGAAGTAGCCAGACTGGAAGAGAGACTTTCATAGCGAAACCCTAAGCAAAGTTGTATACCGAAGTGAATGGGTGTAATTCTGCCTAGGATCACACTGTTAAAGCTTGTTTGCCCTTAAATaccttaggccagtggttctcaacctgtgggtcacgacccctttgggggtcgaatgaccctttcacaggggtcgcctaagactctctgcatcagtgttctccatctgtaaaatggataaatggatggggtcaccacaacatgaggagctgtattaaaaggtcacagcattaggcaggttgagaaccactgccctaggcacTAAGACCAGGGCTGTGTGAACACAGAAATAatggaaaacacagaaaaatcacGAACTGAGATCTAAGATGCAGGATTTattttagaggggggggggatgcaaattTGCCTAGTTTAGACTCCTCATAAAACTTTTCTCTGTATCCAGATTTTAAGAGTGTAAAATGGTAACTTTTTTCCTAGTGCAAAAATACACACAGCCTTGATTAAGCCTTCCATCGCTGATTGATTTCTACCCTCCTCTTCTCCCTGGTGGGgcacaaggcagtttacaaaccattttttcctcacaaaaacAATTTTGTTAGGTAAGTTAAGCTGGGAGCAGGTGACTGGCCTGAGATCACCCaatcagcttccatggcagagtagggattcaaacctagatctCCCAACACTTTGCCCACTGCAACATAATGGTtcttaagaagaaggaggagtttggatttatcccctccccttctctcctgtaaagagactcaaggtggcttacaagctcctgtcccttcctctccccacaacagacaacttgtgaggtaggtggggctgagagagttccaaagaactgtgactagcccaaggtcacccagcaggcttcatgtggagaagtggagaaacacatctggttcaccagataagcctctgccactcagatggagaagtgggggatcaaacccggttctccagattagagtccacctgctcttaaccactacatcagatcTTGAGCCTCAACATCTGGCAACGACACAATCAAAGGAACCTTTCTTACCACATTCCAGTCCACCGTATTCGTACGGGTATTGCACAGAAAGGCAGAGCTGCAAGCCAATTTGGGTCTTCCCAGCCGAGCTCTCGCCAGCAATTTCAGTAATCCCCGTCAGCGGAATGCCGCCTCTTAGCAAACCATCCAGAACGCGGCAGCCCAGGCTCAGCTTCTGGCGTTGGGAAGTTGGGCTTTCATCTTGGAAGAGCTGCAACGCTAAAGGGCAGATTTAGAAGAGAGGAAGGGCAAATGCAGCATTGACTGCTGACCTGACAGGAAGCCCTGCAAAGAGCTACCACACCTGTTTTGACAGGAAGGAAATGCCAGTCAATGACCCCAGCACCCTTTTTGGTAGGCAGCTTTACCAGCTACAAATGAGACCAGGGGACACCGGGCTGGGATGGGGAGACACAGGGACCTGCTGGGAGAAGATCCACTTCCACGAACGCACTCAAGCTCCTGGTTCATACAATCCAAccctatatatcagtgatggcaaaccttttcgagaccgagggcccaaactgcaacccaaaacccacttatttatcgcaaagtgccaatgcggcaatttaacctgaataacccccttgagcaggggccagcctctctgcgcctctctagcatctctgccgcctctgcccctcccctccgggcagcagccacctggagcacaggcaccaggcccgccagccgagtcctccctgtttgctgaggtgcacgcacatcaagtccagcagcccaggccagcctagatgtggaaaggggaaatcaccccccacatctaggctggcctgggccactgaacttgatgtgtgtgcacctcagcaagcagggaggactcagctggcgggcctggtgcctgtgctccacacgacgaactctgtgcacgcgtgctcacagagagggctctgagtgtcacctctggcacccgtgccataggttcgccaccactgctatatatactctgtttcacacaaAGATATTAGTTCAGTCAATTGAGCTGCCGcagtggagaaaattgtatgtttctgcattacaatatagtcccgaacaaatgtgagaattgtcattcatttttacacactgcctttgtcaaaaccattattttgtgcattgctgaacatggtactttgatacaagagcatttatgccaaaatgatTTTTTACTTTCTAATGGATGGGGGGAGTAGgactagataggcactaggacccaagcattctacaacaaagaaggtccaacatGCTTCATTCTGGGCCAGAGGATCATACAATGTACTAACATCTTcagtgggatccaatagttatattccctctctgttatcagatcactttatttcagaatggtatactttgatctttagaaaggttgaaactattggtttccctttggaaactctcaaaggtggaagccttccgactagttaagaataggctcttggatcttgattttcattatttgactcttgcagccaagacaacctgctccctgactacattattaatcccatgcgagcgtggaattatggcaacatatcttcgtctgctgattaatcccacccagaggagagccgtggctactgcaagatgtaatgtgttgccctcagctcttctggagggaagatttaagaatatagaacgttctaaaggGGTTTGtccttgtgatctggttacggttgaaacacttgaccattctctgtttgtatgccctaaatatgataagatacgcatgaaatacacgaataccattttcttgcaatgttctcagtggcaagagtgttacaagatacccaacctcctgaacagctctgatgtgctcttttgtgagactgttgcaaattttatactggaaattagtaattttaactgtgtttttaaatcttgtttaactttgaaattttgtcctgttttgtatttcaataaaggcttgttgttgttactaacatcttcatgtgaaacagagtataactTTGTAGCCAAGATCTGGGGACTTCTACTTGAAGATAATTATTCTGAGATATCCACAGCAGCATCTGCAACCCAACAAATCCCAGGTTGTTAGAACTGCTCTCCTCTCCATTCAGGATAGATTGAGAGGAGGAAACCCAAGTACCTGCTGTAGCTGGGGCACACAATCATCAAACATTTCCCATGATATGCACCAGTGGCTTTCGGTTATTAAAGAAATCTCTTCTTCAATATTTATGAAAATATCGCTATTGGTACCGATTCCAGAATAACAATAACACACGCAGGGAATTCAGAAGTGATCCAGCAGCATGTCAAGCCCGAGTTATGCAGATCAATGGGGACTCTAGGACAATATAGGACtgtctttattgacagacatcggtAAAGgcaaagaagccagttctaaataACTGACTTTGGGGACAGTCTTTTATCCGCCAAGGTTCCCCCTTCGAACCTTTCACACCCCACATCAAAGGCAAAGTAAAATAAGACAGGAATGTTTCGATCATTAGGGTTAGGTTAGTAAAGTACAACATCAAGGCCGGAGTAAAGAGGAACCAGCACTTgggcacttagaagaagaagagtttggatttatatcccccctttctcttttgtaggagactcaaaggggctgacaatctctccaCCCTTCCCCTCTTTATGAAGCACCCATGTGCGATGGAACGGTGGGGCCGACAGAGCTCAGAAAAAGCTGCTTATTGGCTAACCCAAAGGTCCACTTGCGCAGCTGgcgtgtggtggagtgcacaggctaatcggaattccccagataaacctccacagctcaagcggcagagcggggaatcaaacccggttcctccagattggaatgcacctgttcttagccactatgccgtTGCAGATCCATAGATTGTTACATGTTGCAAATCAAAGGAATGTGGGAAACTGAAAGTAGAGGAGAGACAGGAGGCCCGTCAACATAACAGAACACAGGTCCGCTTTGATTAATCTGGAAGACCGCTACAACTTACAGCACCATTTTCTTGCCACGGCTTCAGAAACCAGTCTGTTCTTTCAACCAGTTCCTGCAGGCCATCATAGATTGTTCTCTCTCTATTTATGTCATTTCCCATCATCTTTTTACTGACAGTCAAAGTTGGTTACAAAATGCTagccaaaaaaaatcaatcagaCAGTAGAAGCTAACCAATGAACAATGCCAGGATTACTAAATTAGAAAACAATACAAGCAGAAAGCCGGCTAAAGAATGGCATATACCATAATGCAGTGAATGTACAGGCAGTACCCCCAATTTACAATGATAATCTGAGCCCCTGCTTCACACTAAGATTTTTACCTTAGCTTTCAATCCTCTTCAAACGAAGATAAATACTTTCTACTATATAAGCAAATCAGAACCTGAGAAGAAGTGATTCCTTCTCTCAAGGTAActgacagtgtaatcctaaacggAGATGAAGCCAATGGGCTTAGGATGGGTGTAATTCTACACAGGGTTAGGATGTGGATAACCAACAGATCATGCTAGGCCAAGCGTCTCCAATCTAAGCCTCTTGCCACAAAAGTTCCACTGAAAACCTACACAGATTTTTGTTTTCAAGCCTAGTGAAATCAAAATTCCACCAACATCCCTCTCCACCAAACAGTGATTGATCAAAGTATATCTTTTTCCCCAGACAAGGTAATTCTTACCTGTAAGGCCTGAGTACTTCCTCAAGGCACCAGAAACGGCTCTCAGTAGGTATTGCACATCTATACAGGACAGTTTGGTCAACCTTTGTAAATCTGCTCCTGAAAGATTCAACACGTCTTTGATGGATCTTAGGTTAGCTGGAATGAGAAAAGTGATTAAATGTAAGCAGTTTCATTGCCTTCCCCATATATAAAATGACTGGTAGCCAAAGGAAGTTGTTGCATTTATTTCTTGGTAGATGCAGACCTGATTCCGAGTATTTCAGCTTAAGCTGTGGTCTCGTTTTAGGCATGATTTACTGAAGAGGTGCCACTAATTTTCACAGAACTTATACTTGAAGAAGGACACAAAAGGGTTGTAAGTCAGTGCAATCTGAAGCATTTATGTCCTTCTATgcctattgacttcaatagatttagaatggTATGACCCTGCTTGGGATCATATTAAACTGCAATATTAAGAACATCTTGCAGAGAATAAGCCATATTGATACTAACTTGGGTGGTGCAAACTAgctcgatcttgtcagatcttggaagctaagcagggttgcccctggttggttagtacttagatgagagATTGCTATGCAAATGCACTCAGTGATAAATTGCCTCTGAAGTCCCTTGCCTttaaaactctactgggttgccctaagtcagtgatgacgaacctatggcactctagatgttcgtggactacaattcccatcagcccctgccagcatggccaattggctgatgggaattgtagtccatgaacatctggagtgccataggtttgccaccactgccctaagtcaATTGCGACGTGATGGCAAAAAGCCAACAAGCCCCACTGAACacacctgaaccaaactccaagtagacctgcttagaactgCTTTTTTCATCAATTAACTGCCTCCTTCACTGGGATTAGGCAGACCTGACTTTGCCTAGAAGTCAACAGCTGGCAACTCTCTGCTCCTGTATTAAAGAAAAGCCTTAGAAAGGCATGGGATTTATTTTTCAGTAAACATAACCAGACTGGAAAGGTAAATGaacatttagaacaggggtcttcaaactatggccctccagatgttcatagactacaattcccatgagtcctaccacttggccatgtggcaggggctgatgggaattgtaatccatgaacatctggagggccataatgtgaagacccctgatttagaaagTAGCttagttgccaactctgggctggcaAATTCCtgaagctggggagggggggtgaagtttggggagtggcctcagtggggaatagtgccatacagtccaccttttgaagcagccattttctacagaggaacggatctctgtaatttggagacAAGTTATAATTCTGGATGATGTCCAACCCTGCCGGAGACTAGCAACCATAAATTACTGCAGCCTACCCAGCTGTGAACTCTGCGGATGGCTTCCCCCAGCCAAACGAGAACATAGCAAAACTCAAGTCTAGAACTCTAATCTACGATCACAAAGTGTGgaaatatgaagaagagtttggattaataccccacctttctctcctgtaaggaagctccaggtggcttccaagctcctttcccttcctctccccacaacagacaccttctgaggtaagtGGAGCGGAGAGAGTtcctgtgactagcccgaggtcacccagcaggaatgcaggagtgcagaaacacatctggctcaccagataagcctcagccattcAGGTGGAGTAGTGGataatcaaagccggttctccaggttagaatccacctggtcttcaCCACTGCACCAAGAGATGAGTTACCTTTTTTAACCGCTGCAATCACTCTGGGGTTCACATCGAGCTGATCCCAGTCCATTTCTTGAAAAGCACTGTGCCACACAATGACCTGCAATAGGGCAGACATAGCAAAGACAGATAAAGCATAGAGCCAAAGGACaactggcataagaacataagaactagcctgctggatcagaccagagtccatctagtccggcactctgctactcgcagtggcccaccaggtgcctttgggagctcacctgcaggaggtgaaagcaatggccttctgctgctgctgctcccgagcacctggtctgctaaggcatttgcaatctcagatccaggaggatcaagattggtagccagagatcgacttctcctccatcaatctg contains these protein-coding regions:
- the XRCC3 gene encoding DNA repair protein XRCC3, whose product is MDWDQLDVNPRVIAAVKKANLRSIKDVLNLSGADLQRLTKLSCIDVQYLLRAVSGALRKYSGLTALQLFQDESPTSQRQKLSLGCRVLDGLLRGGIPLTGITEIAGESSAGKTQIGLQLCLSVQYPYEYGGLECGAVYICTEDAFPHRRLQQLIEHQSQLRGDVPHPVIQKIKFGNCIFVEHVADIETFHECIAKKINALLARGMVRLIVVDSIAALFRCEFAAKDSVLKAKYLQTFGAKLLRLSSAFRTPVVCINQVTDTMGEGASGDPSSPCSAGKNVVPALGITWSNQLLMRLMVSRTNRLAQPAEDGSPGSPLRTMRVIFAPHLPQSACCYTVNPEGVKGIQMEIPTG